A single region of the Pseudomonas sp. B21-023 genome encodes:
- a CDS encoding Na+/H+ antiporter subunit G, translating into MNEAIELPFWLELLVSTLLLLGSLFALIGAIGLVRLQDFFQRMHPPALASTIGAWCVALASMLYFSVLKQSPVLHAWLIPILLSITVPVTTLLLARAALFRKRTSGENVPEEVSSGRDRGN; encoded by the coding sequence ATGAACGAAGCTATCGAACTGCCGTTCTGGCTGGAACTGCTGGTGTCCACGCTGCTGCTGCTGGGCAGCCTGTTCGCCCTGATCGGCGCCATCGGGCTGGTCCGTCTGCAGGACTTTTTCCAGCGCATGCACCCGCCCGCGCTGGCCTCGACCATCGGCGCATGGTGCGTGGCGTTGGCCTCGATGCTGTACTTCTCGGTGCTCAAGCAGAGCCCGGTGCTGCATGCGTGGCTGATCCCGATCCTGCTGTCGATCACCGTGCCGGTGACCACGCTGCTGTTGGCCAGGGCCGCGCTGTTTCGCAAACGCACCTCGGGTGAAAACGTACCTGAGGAAGTCAGCAGCGGGCGCGATCGCGGCAACTGA
- a CDS encoding K+/H+ antiporter subunit F has protein sequence MSGLLAYAVLTSLFIFAIAMALALIRVFRGPSAQDRVLALDYLYILGMLMMLVLGIRYASDTYFEGALLIALFGFVGSFALAKFLLRGEVIE, from the coding sequence ATGAGCGGCCTGCTTGCCTATGCCGTCCTCACCAGCCTGTTCATCTTCGCCATTGCCATGGCCCTGGCACTGATCCGGGTGTTCCGCGGCCCGTCCGCCCAGGACCGCGTACTGGCACTGGACTACCTGTACATCCTGGGCATGCTGATGATGCTGGTGTTGGGCATTCGCTACGCCAGTGACACCTACTTCGAGGGCGCGCTGCTGATCGCCCTGTTCGGCTTCGTCGGCTCGTTCGCCCTGGCCAAGTTCCTGCTGCGTGGCGAGGTGATCGAATGA